Proteins encoded by one window of Puntigrus tetrazona isolate hp1 chromosome 17, ASM1883169v1, whole genome shotgun sequence:
- the LOC122361974 gene encoding kelch-like protein 10 gives MEKISPAAFNVFDEARLLGEHTDLIVRANDREFRVHKIILCGCSPYFRVLFSTSWTRTTQNVLDIPGMSQNVLSLIIQYAYTGRVFITEENVSELLVAADQFLISGLVEACCQFLESRLRPENCIGVCVFAKDFHSCSKLRRKAQLYILRHFEEVLKASEEFPELSLEQLEEIIEKDELNVKQEEVVFEAVLRWISYAPESRRKDIATLLPKVRLGLLKLGYFIGKVKSNPLVMENEACVPLIINAMKALFEYDVDLREPIGSELMRQLKRPRLPSAILLAIGGWSNGNPSNAIEAYNANADRWVNVTLERERPRAYQGTAVLDEFVYCVGGYDSVEYFNSVRKLNLITQTWHEVAPMYERRCYVSVAVLDGIIYAVGGFDGQGRLKSAERYDPDTNQWTLMASMNERRSDASATSLQGRVYICGGFTGTDCLFSAESYNPDTNQWTLLAPMSSRRSGVGVVAHRDLVYAVGGFDGASRLRTAEIYNPQTNVWCDIASMYNPRSNFGIEVVDDQLFAVGGFNGFSTTSDAEFYDEKLNEWFNVKEMGLLRSALSCCVISGLPNMAQYAAQ, from the exons ATGGAGAAAATCAGTCCCGCGGCCTTTAATGTGTTTGATGAAGCACGTTTACTGGGTGAACACACTGACTTGATCGTCAGGGCAAATGACAGAGAATTTCGAGTGCACAAGATCATCTTGTGTGGCTGCAGTCCTTACTTTAG GGTTCTTTTCTCCACCAGTTGGACGAGAACCACACAAAATGTTCTTGACATTCCAGGAATGTCCCAAAACGTCTTGTCTCTTATTATACAGTACGCATACACAGGACGTGTCTTCATTACAGAAGAGAACGTGTCGGAGCTCTTAGTGGCGGCCGATCAGTTCTTAATCTCAGGTCTGGTAGAGGCCTGCTGTCAGTTCCTGGAGTCGCGCTTGCGTCCGGAGAACTGCATTGGCGTCTGCGTGTTTGCAAAGGATTTCCACTCCTGCTCCAAGCTCCGTCGCAAAGCACAGCTCTACATCCTGCGGCACTTTGAGGAGGTTCTGAAAGCGTCTGAGGAGTTCCCGGAGCTCTCACTGGAACAGCTCGAGGAGATCATTGAGAAAGACGAGCTGAACGTCAAACAGGAGGAGGTGGTTTTTGAAGCGGTGCTCCGATGGATTTCTTACGCACCTGAAAGCAGGAGGAAAGACATCGCCACGCTTCTGCCGAAG GTTCGATTGGGATTGTTGAAGTTAGGCTACTTCATCGGTAAAGTAAAGAGCAATCCACTGGTGATGGAGAATGAAGCCTGCGTGCCTCTTATCATCAATGCAATGAAGGCTTTGTTTGAATATGACGTGGATTTACGTGAACCCATCGGCTCGGAGCTCATGCGTCAACTGAAACGCCCGCGTCTGCCCTCTGCGATCCTATTGGCCATCGGAGGATGGAGCAATGGCAATCCCTCCAATGCGATCGAGGCGTATAACGCAAATGCGGACCGCTGGGTCAATGTGACTCTTGAGCGCGAGCGTCCCAGAGCCTATCAAGGCACAGCTGTCCTGGATGAGTTTGTCTACTGTGTTGGTGGCTATGACAGCGTAGAGTACTTTAACAGCGTGAGGAAACTCAATCTCATCACTCAAACTTGGCATGAG GTGGCTCCCATGTATGAGCGTCGCTGCTACGTTAGTGTTGCTGTTCTGGATGGGATCATTTACGCCGTCGGTGGCTTTGATGGACAAGGACGGCTCAAATCGGCAGAACGCTATGATCCTGACACCAACCAGTGGACACTGATGGCGTCCATGAATGAAAGGAGGAGCGACGCCAGCGCCACCTCACTGCAGGGCAGG GTTTATATCTGTGGAGGTTTTACCGGGACAGACTGTCTCTTCTCGGCTGAAAGCTATAACCCCGACACAAACCAGTGGACTCTCCTCGCTCCCATGAGCAGCCGGCGCAGTGGTGTTGGTGTGGTCGCTCACAGGGACCTAGTTTATGCT gttggTGGTTTCGATGGTGCCAGTCGTTTGCGGACTGCAGAAATCTACAACCCACAGACTAACGTTTGGTGTGATATTGCATCCATGTACAATCCACGGAGCAACTTTGGCATTGAG GTGGTGGATGATCAGTTGTTTGCTGTCGGAGGGTTTAATGGATTCAGCACAACGTCTGATGCAGAGTTCTACGACGAGAAGTTAAATGAATG GTTTAATGTCAAAGAAATGGGCCTTCTGCGCAGCGCCCTGAGCTGCTGCGTGATATCAGGATTACCTAACATGGCTCAGTATGCTGCCCAGTGA
- the shprh gene encoding E3 ubiquitin-protein ligase SHPRH, whose product MSSRRKRAPPVRVDEEAKRRLEWNMHEDRRNEGDCGDVPESTSDSCRLAPALEKTQEESNQGFTSSAGTGEGPSEERPSCSTQDFLPDTIELNVMPVSALDQGWSALVGEFNLCTRIPVMLGDTSFCLQQTGDTISMRLSGEELEVETGRRDPVGPVPVECSFGGILLEDLDWLQKRKVIKLCHVSGDESVKLKIFLLDSGLGRPEFLSEGNGRIKKANQLMQKLMEFFYDFIIPEVMENEEEECDTDLERQNVEELYDHVRHLHQTEAAERSFDVQHPGLIPVLRPYQSQAVSWMLKREKCKSGSSQEQRLHFLWREMVTICGKKLFYNPYTGCLIREFPLAGVDWPGGILADEMGLGKTVEVLALILCNARQNLEHGVLTLPVGRSVNYFVPPPPLERQRTVKREVRPKEKIVYPAVREMLLTAIKEMRVGKGASINAIFAYLRTMYKYDTLKNRNHIKKILTKLISEKIVEQIKGRGLAGSFKLGKNYKEKKKKPASPRTKSVDKAAPRRTSRRVSGHEREASQTSYTTASDSEDSVDPPLLTEELKCESDSLIDSENPPQKMSADEDDKETTDEPKQETTEVVERSESDPTQNLNPDPKTPTRASVIPFNTPDYRFECICGELGLVDYKPRVQCLNCLLWQHAECVNYKEENLETTPFYCPHCLVAMTPVSTGATLIISPSSICHQWVDEINRHIHTSSLRVLVYQGVKRHGFIQPHILAEQDVVITTYDVLRTELNYVDIPHSNSKDGRRFRNQKRYMAIPSPLVAVEWWRVCLDEAQMVECTTAKAAEMALHLTSVNRWCVSGTPVQRGLEDLYGLVLFLGVDPYWVKYWWDQLLYRPYRHGNTAPLYNVIGQLLWRSAKKDVIDQIQIPPQTEEIHWLNFSPVEGHFYHRQHEVCSQDALVKLRKISDWSLKLGSLDRRTVTTILYPLLRLRQACCHPQAVRGEFLPLQKSTMTMEELLKSLQKKCRVECEEAHRQLVCALNGLAGIHIIRSEFVDAAEMYREVLRSSEEHKGRLKTDSLQRLHATHNLMELLNAKHRGIPPTLRDDSLKEEAEQLKQHYMAKVNSEVSEAHQNLQPVLQHIKELKRKVNLRSPWWLDVLQQAIQYSMDDDLVGRIQNELTCSYKQQANKLSMADKFRDARGLQFLLSTQMDDLMKSQKTVQDAVKKLEGPPSQQVIEEATLCHLRPVRLPLNNCVFCKADELFTDYESKLFSHTVKGQTAIFEEMIEDEEGLVDDRLPTTSRGLWAASETERALKAILSFAKARRLESGLIEEGNSFMELFESWKKEYKLLHEYWMSLRDHVSAIDELGMATERLRVRLPDEPKPKVLHIIEPHEVEQNRIKLLNDRAVAKSQLQKKLGQFLYLTNLEKSQDKSTGGLNPEPCPICARPLGQEWAVLTCGHCFCNECIAIIVEQYSVGNRRRAIKCAICRQTTSHSEISYVFTTQSAHQGQDIPVKGSHSTKVEAVVRVLKKIQMTDPGAKSLVFSTWQGVLDIIAKALFDNNMEFAQINGIHKFQENLSAFKYEEKINILLLPLHTGSNGLNIIEATHVLLVEPILNPAHELQAIGRVHRIGQTKPTFVHRFLIKSTIEERMQAMLKTAEKSHSSTSMKHSEASVFTVADLAELFTEDSESLE is encoded by the exons ATGAGCAGCAGGAGGAAACGTGCGCCTCCGGTGCGCGTGGATGAGGAGGCCAAGAGAAGACTGGAGTGGAATATGCACGAAGATCGGAGAAATGAAGGAGATTGTGGAGATGTTCCGGAGTCAACGTCTGACAGCTGTCGTCTCGCACCGGCGCTTGAGAAAACCCAGGAAGAGTCCAACCAGGGTTTCACATCTTCTGCAGGCACGGGAGAAGGACCATCGGAAGAGCGTCCGAGCTGTTCAACGCAGGATTTTCTTCCAGATACCATAGAACTCAATGTGATGCCGGTTTCTGCTCTGGATCAGGGCTGGAGTGCCCTGGTTGGAGAGTTTAACCTGTGTACAAGGATTCCCGTTATGCTTGGAGATACTTCCTTCTGCCTGCAGCAGACAGGAGACACGATAAGTATGCGTCTCAGCGGTGAAGAGTTGGAGGTTGAGACTGGCAGAAGAGATCCCGTCGGCCCTGTGCCCGTTGAATGTTCGTTTGGTGGAATATTGTTAGAGGATCTGGACTGGCTACAGAAGAGGAAGGTCATTAAATTGTGCCACGTTTCAGGAGATGAGTCAGTGAAG CTGAAAATTTTTCTCCTCGATTCGGGGTTGGGCAGACCAGAATTCCTCAGTGAAGGAAACGGGAGGATTAAAAAAGCCAATCAGCTAATGCAAAAACTAATGGAATTCTTCTATGACTTCATCATTCCTG AGGTGATggagaatgaggaggaggagtGTGACACCGATCTGGAGCGTCAGAACGTGGAGGAGCTGTACGATCACGTCAGACACCTCCATCAGACAGAAGCGGCGGAGCGGAGCTTCGATGTCCAGCACCCGGGCCTCATCCCCGTTCTGAGACCCTATCAGAGCCAGGCGGTCAGCTGGATGCTGAAGAGAGAGAAGTGCAAAAGCGGCAGCTCTCAAG AACAAAGGTTGCATTTTCTCTGGCGGGAAATGGTCACCATTTGTGGCAAAAAGCTCTTCTATAATCCCTACACTGGATG CTTGATCCGAGAGTTTCCTCTGGCCGGAGTGGACTGGCCTGGTGGCATCCTTGCTGATGAGATGGGACTTGGGAAAACTGTGGAAGTTCTGGCCCTTATTCTGTGTAACGCCCGGCAAAACCTGGAGCACGGGGTTCTCACTTTGCCAGTG GGGCGGTCTGTGAATTACTTCGTCCCTCCTCCACCGTTAGAGAGGCAACGAACCGTTAAACGTGAAGTGAGGCCCAAGGAGAAGATCGTTTATCCag CCGTGCGTGAGATGTTGTTGACGGCGATTAAGGAAATGAGGGTCGGTAAAGGAGCGTCGATCAATGCCATTTTTGCTTATCTACGGACCATGTACAAGTACGACACCCTAAAGAACCGCAACCACATAAAGAAGATCCTAACCAAACTCATTAGTGAAAAGATAGTGGAGCAGATCAAGGGACGGGGGTTAGCAGGGTCCTTCAAACTGGGGAAGAActacaaagaaaagaagaagaaacctGCCTCTCCTCGAACC AAGTCAGTTGACAAAGCCGCTCCCAGGAGAACATCTCGCCGGGTTTCTGGTCACGAAAGAGAGGCATCGCAGACCTCGTACACGACAGCATCAGACTCTGAAGACAGCGTGGATCCTCCTCTCCTCACAGAGGAACTGAAATGTGAGTCCGATTCCCTTATAGACTCCGAGAATCCACCCCAGAAGATGTCAGCAGATGAAGATGATAAAGAAACGACAGACGAACCTAAACAAGAAACAACAGAAGTTGTTGAGAGATCTGAATCAGATCCTACACAGAACTTAAACCCCGATCCCAAAACCCCCACCAGAGCATCTGTGATCCCGTTTAATACTCCAGACTACCGCTTCGAGTGCATCTGTGGAGAGCTTGGCCTGGTGGACTACAAGCCTCGTGTCCAGTGTCTGAACTGTCTGCTGTGGCAGCATGCGGAGTGTGTCAATTACAAAGAGGAGAACCTGGAAACGACCCCGTTTTATTGCCCTCACTGTCTGGTGGCCATGACACCCGTGTCTACCGGAGCTACTCTTATCATCTCGCCCAGCTCCATCTGTCACCAGTGGGTGGATGAAATTAACCGCCACATTCACACTTCTTCCCTCAGAGTGCTG gtgtatCAGGGTGTAAAGAGACACGGGTTCATCCAGCCTCACATTCTGGCTGAGCAGGACGTGGTCATCACCACTTATGACGTGCTGCGCACTGAACTCAATTACGTCGACATCCCTCACAGCAATAGCAAAGACGGACGCCGATTCCGCAACCAGAAGCGTTACATGGCCATCCCGAGTCCTCTAGTGGCCGTGGAGTGGTGGCGTGTGTGTCTGGATGAAGCTCAGATGGTGGAGTGCACCACAGCCAAG GCTGCAGAAATGGCTTTGCACCTCACATCTGTTAATCGCTGGTGTGTCAGTGGAACACCTGTGCAGAGAGGTTTGGAAG ACTTGTATGGTCTTGTCCTGTTCTTGGGAGTGGATCCCTATTGGGTCAAATACTGGTGGGACCAATTACTATATCGCCCGTACCGTCACGGCAATACGGCACCGCTCTACAATGTCATCGGTCAACTTCTATGGCGATCTGCCAAAAAAGATGTCATCGATCAG ATCCAAATCCCTCCTCAAACAGAAGAGATCCACTGGCTCAACTTCTCTCCAGTAGAGGGACACTTTTACCACCGTCAGCATGAGGTTTGCTCGCAGGACGCTCTTGTCAAGCTGAGGAAGATCTCTGATTGGTCACTGAAGCTGGGTAGTTTGGACAGGCGTACCGTCACCACCATATTATACCCGCTTTTACGTCTGCGTCAGGCCTGCTGCCACCCTCAAGCTGTCAGAGGAGAGTTCCTGCCCCTCCAGAAGAG CACAATGACTATGGAGGAGCTGTTGAAGTCTCTGCAGAAGAAATGCCGCGTGGAGTGTGAAGAAGCTCACAGGCAGCTGGTGTGCGCTCTCAACGGTCTGGCTGGGATACACATCATCAGAA GCGAGTTTGTAGATGCAGCGGAGATGTACAGAGAAGTGCTGCGATCATCTGAAGAACATAAAGGAAGACTGAAAACTGATTCCCTTCAG aGGCTTCACGCGACCCACAATCTGATGGAGCTTCTGAATGCAAAGCATCGTGGGATTCCTCCAACCCTGAGAGACGACAGTCTCAAAGAAGAG GCCGAGCAGCTAAAGCAGCATTACATGGCCAAGGTGAACTCGGAGGTTTCTGAAGCCCACCAGAACCTACAGCCTGTTCTTCAGCACATTAAAGAGCTAAAACGCAAG GTGAACCTTCGCTCTCCCTGGTGGCTGGACGTCCTACAGCAGGCCATTCAATACTCCATGGACGACGATCTTGTGGGCCGTATCCAAAATGAGCTCACTTGCAGTTACAAGCAACAAGCCAACAAGCTCTCGATGGCAGACAA GTTTCGGGATGCCCGTGGTCTTCAGTTTCTGCTCAGCACTCAAATGGATGATTTGATGAAATCACAGAAAACGGTTCAAGATGCCGTGAAGAAGCTGGAGGGGCCGCCATCTCAGCAAGTCATCGAGGAAGCAACGCTCTGCCACCTGAGACCCGTTCGTCTGCCGCTGAACAA CTGTGTGTTTTGCAAAGCCGATGAACTTTTTACGGACTACGAGTCCAAACTTTTCTCCCACAC AGTAAAGGGGCAGACGGCCATCTTTGAGGAGATGATCGAGGATGAAGAAGGGCTGGTTGATGACAGACTCCCCACGACCAGTCGGGGTTTGTGGGCGGCCAGTGAGACAGAACGAGCCCTCAAAGCCATCCTCTCCTTCGCCAAGGCCCGTCGCTTGGAGTCTGGCCTCATAGAGGAGGGAAATTCCTTCATGGAGCTCTTCGAGTCCTGGAAGAAAGAATATAAG CTGCTGCATGAGTACTGGATGTCTCTGAGGGATCACGTGTCGGCCATAGACGAGCTGGGCATGGCCACCGAGAGGCTGCGTGTGCGGTTACCTGATGAGCCCAAACCCAAAGTGCTTCATATCATAGAGCCTCACGAG gTGGAGCAGAACAGGATAAAGCTGCTCAATGACAGGGCTGTGGCCAAATCACAACTGCAAAAAAAGCTTGGGCAGTTTCTCTATCTCACAAACCTGGAGAAG TCTCAGGATAAGTCCACTGGAGGGTTGAATCCAGAACCATGTCCCATCTGTGCCCGACCGCTGGGCCAGGAG tGGGCTGTATTGACCTGCGGACACTGTTTCTGTAACGAGTGCATCGCTATCATCGTGGAGCAGTACAGCGTCGGCAATCGACGGAGGGCCATAAAGTGCGCCATATGTCGACAAACCACTTCACATTCAGAGATCTCGTATGTGTTCACCACTCAGAGCGCCCACCAGGGGCAGGACATCCCTGTGAAG GGTAGCCACTCCACGAAGGTCGAGGCTGTGGTTCGAGTCTTAAAGAAAATCCAGATGACTGACCCGGGAGCCAAGTCTCTTGTGTTCTCCACG TGGCAGGGCGTCCTGGACATCATTGCAAAAGCCCTTTTCGACAACAACATGGAGTTTGCACAGATCAACGGAATTCACAAATTTCAG GAGAACCTGAGTGCTTTCAAATATGAGGAGAAGATCAACATCTTGCTGCTGCCACTGCACACAGGCTCAAATGGGCTAAATATCATTGAAGCGACGCATGTGCTGCTGGTGGAGCCCATCCTAAACCCCGCCCACGAGCTGCAGGCCATAGGAAGAGTGCACCGGATTGGCCAGACCAA ACCAACATTTGTTCATCGGTTTCTGATCAAATCCACCATCGAAGAACGAATGCAAGCAATGCTTAAAACGGCAGAAAAGAG TCATAGTTCCACGTCCATGAAGCATTCGGAGGCCTCTGTGTTTACAGTGGCAGACCTGGCCGAGCTGTTCACAGAGGACAGCGAGTCTCTTGAGTAA